From Uloborus diversus isolate 005 chromosome 8, Udiv.v.3.1, whole genome shotgun sequence, a single genomic window includes:
- the LOC129228219 gene encoding RNA-binding protein 12-like produces MPFSKFPNNFHEISSPVLKDNAHNSTFFQPHATPSPPEEIQSFPTNVCNSFLEQSSKFIVPQNNRKFSKPGFRPKQLHHNQNSSRHFVLLSGLSPTFTLKDIIDMFKGIYAPQDCIKWMVDSKGVKTDIAILRLQKSDFNRIKRKKKVTYKGMNISVKVCPAAVHRAYFMDEPQILPESVVHKDLCYKLKGLPFMVTREDITQFFNGLQVKDIYIVYTYKGYTRGIAFVSFPDVGNFLAAGQKNGSVMDNKQIKMSACTLPEVMESKRKNGDLKPDMKLDSSKRSLCALLTGLPTSITISKVFAFFSNFGLRPDCIHVLLNDQYKPNGRAFVEFTNVSDFDAALKCHGTLLENNPICVKQILFDEMVNILDKQKAKHGFGEPQMEKVDSLPEKVPYLWDPSRR; encoded by the coding sequence ATGCCTTTTTCTAAATTTCCAAACAACTTTCATGAAATCAGTTCACCTGTTTTAAAAGATAACGCTCATAATTCTACTTTTTTTCAACCACACGCAACTCCATCACCTCCTGAAGAAATCCAAAGTTTTCCCACAAATGTATGCAATTCCTTCTTGGAACAAAGTTCTAAATTTATTGTTCCCCAAAATAATAGGAAATTTTCAAAGCCTGGTTTTCGGCCTAAGCAGTTACATCACAACCAAAATTCCAGTAGACATTTTGTCTTGTTGTCCGGCTTGTCACCAACTTTTACTCTCAAAGACATTATTGATATGTTCAAAGGAATTTATGCGCCACAGGATTGCATTAAGTGGATGGTTGACAGCAAGGGAGTGAAAACTGACATTGCAATTCTCCGCTTacaaaaaagtgattttaatagaattaaaagaaagaaaaaagttacttACAAAGGTATGAACATAAGTGTCAAAGTTTGCCCTGCAGCAGTTCATCGAGCATATTTCATGGATGAACCCCAGATTCTTCCAGAGTCGGTGGTTCATAAAGATTTGTGTTATAAATTAAAGGGTTTACCATTTATGGTAACTCGAGAAGATATCACACAGTTCTTTAATGGACTACAAGTCAAAGATATTTACATTGTTTACACATATAAGGGGTACACGAGAGGAATTGCTTTTGTTTCTTTCCCAGATGTTGGGAATTTTCTTGCTGCAGGACAAAAGAATGGGAGTGTTATGGACAACAAGCAGATAAAAATGTCTGCATGTACTTTACCAGAGGTGATGGAATCCAAAAGGAAGAATGGGGACTTGAAGCCTGATATGAAATTAGATTCTTCTAAGCGTTCCCTATGTGCTCTGCTTACTGGACTACCCACAAGTATaacaatttcaaaagtttttgctttcttttctaaCTTTGGTTTAAGGCCTGACTGTATTCACGTTTTGCTCAACGATCAATACAAGCCGAACGGAAGAGCGTTTGTGGAGTTTACTAATGTCTCAGATTTTGATGCTGCCCTCAAGTGCCATGGAACTCTTCTGGAGAACAATCCCATTTGTGTGAAACAGATTCTGTTCGATGAAATGGTGAATATCCTAGACAAACAAAAAGCTAAACATGGTTTTGGAGAACCTCAAATGGAAAAGGTTGACAGTTTGCCGGAAAAAGTTCCCTACTTGTGGGATCCTAGCCGCAGATAA